DNA sequence from the Amphiprion ocellaris isolate individual 3 ecotype Okinawa chromosome 17, ASM2253959v1, whole genome shotgun sequence genome:
tattttactgTGAACCAGTACGAGaaatccattttaaaaatacaattttactgcaaatcccacaatgcactgcGGCACCTTACAGGAAATACTCCGTTGAACCGGCGCGGCATTGTGGGTAGGCGGAAAAAGGCTCAAAAAGCTACTCGAAAGCGTTAAGCGCACGTTGTGAAGTAGCTGCAGACGAAAAACCAACAAAGAAGGCAGTTTTCAAGACAAATTGGAGGTAAGTAAATGCTATTATTCGATTGGACACAATAGCATTATTGTTTAGTCGCCGAAATTGATGTGTGCTTGTGTAGATATTAAAGCTTATTCAGTCAGGTACCGACATGGCTCCCGTCTGTTTGCCGAACGCAAAGTTTCTAATTCCGTAAAGAATCAGATATTAAGGCTAAGATATGTGTCAAATTAcgttagttttttgtttgcatcGCGTATCATTAAGTGTTTTTAGAATACTTTGTAAAGGCTCTTATTTTTGTTAGGTAACAATATGTTATTGTCTATTAGCCTACTTAGCTAATGTTGCTAATATTGGTAGCGGCTAAGGTTGTCTGTTTTTACTCTGTTTATAAACATGAGCGGCATCTTCTttcacatttagtcacagataagAGCAATCATTACTTCATATAAATTagctgcatttttaatataacTTATCACCGTCGGAAGTTCATTAACACAGAAAATGCAGGAAATATAGCTGTGAGGGGATGGCTAACACAATTAATGGCATTTCACATTGCGCTATATGCGAACTTAGATTTTCATtcatatctgaaataaacaataaaagacaCATTTGGTAGTTTCTGTGCTGTTTCATTACCATAATGTACCAGTTGTGCATCACACAGCAAATTACCTGGGTATGATGGGAAAAAACATAAACCGAAATTTATTACTCAAAGTATTTGAATATGTAATGGTAGTGGATAGAAGATAATAGACTGGCAGGAGTCAGCAGCCTAGTTTTGCATGATTTATTGACATTTCTTCATTGTGTTCAAGGAAATACgggtgaaaaatgtccatcgGTGTACCAATCAAGGTCCTGCATGAAGCAGAGGGACACATTGTGACCTGCGAGACTAACACTGGAGAGGTGTACAGGGGCAAGCTGATCGAAGCAGAGGACAACATGAACTGCCAGGTTGGTTCATAAGAAaggataaataataaatgttgaCCAAGCGCCTCCTTGCAACCGGATTTCTGCACATGCatgtgtatatttttggcagtgtgtttaACGGATCAAGTGTTTATTAGACTGGTGTGGTTGATTATTTTATCACATTTCGATCCGTTTTAGTTTGTAAAAGCCCGTAAGTATGAGAATTTGTGTCACTGGACAAGACACTGACATTTAAATAGGATTCTGGATTATCTTGAGGCATGTAACTTTCCAGACACTGACATTGTTGTGTAGAAATCAGTTTTAGATTTAAATCAAGTGGCTTTCACTTGCTTTACACAACACTATATTGTGTGCATAGTGTTGTTGGTGAAGTAACGCTTTCATATTGAAGTGTTCTACAGATTGAGTAGCCTACATTTTGAACTTGGGTCAATCTTTTACTTATCTACTTATTTCCAGCTTAGACTAGTTAAATAGGTTTTGTGACCAGGATTATCCACACAAGTAGTGACAATGGTGTTATTTTATATGTAATGAATCCAAAATTTCCAAGTTCCCCCCATCTGgtggtgagttttttttcccacatacGAGATGTCAGCACAATTTTGATCCTGCCAGCTAATGACTTGTATTAGATTGTGTTCCAAATTGTAAGTCAGTTCCAGGTCAAGTGGTTtctaaaaaagagagagagataaagccTCAGACTTTCATGAATTGGGCATCagcaggtcaaaactgtacttttttttttttttttttaaaacagattttgtgtttgtacagtttATCTTTCCAAGCTTAGCTGTAGtctaaatttgttttaaaagttcagttttGCACCTTTATAAGTTACATTCTTGTAGGGATGAGGTTTCAGGAGTGTGATTTAATTTGTTGGTAGCTAAcatcattcattttctgttccGACAGATGTCCAATATCACAGTGACTTACCGCGACGGCCGCGTGGCGCAGTTGGAGCAAGTCTACATCCGTGGCAGCAAGATCCGCTTTCTGATCTTACCTGATATGTTAAAGAATGCTCCTATGTTAAAGAGTATGAAGAACAAGAACCAGGGATCAGGAGCTGGAAGAGGAAAGGCAGCTATTCTTAAAGCACAAGGTGAGTAGGAATCTTTTAGAGCAATGTTTCCCCAGAGGACACTGGGGTTTTGTTAACATCATCACTCCTGACGCAGAAGTTTAGTTTAATCCACATTTAATGGGGAGATATGAGCAACATTCACAACACATTATTCTTCAATAAATTTGCCAGAAATTGATTCCATGGTGACACGTGTCTAATGCATTTGTCTTGTAATTGATGTGAATGGATACATTGGATAATGTATGTCAGTATGTTAAATAAGATGTTCAAGTGGCGTATGCAGAGGGTCAAAATAGTTGTACTTAAGGGTGGTGAAATCGGTGCACACATACAGAACTTTGTCAGAAGAAGTTTGTCATTTCTTTAATGTAGGTTTGAATATGGAGTCTTATGAGAAGATGGCTTTGGCTGGAATAATGCACTTCAAAATGATAGTGAACAGGGCTTGGATCTGAATGCTAAAGAGCATTAAGTTTAAcagaaacttgttcaaaatggtgcaaaaatagtcctaaatgacaaaaatagttctgaatgactgaaaatgtgtctgtCACAAAAAATTGTTCAGGAAAACTTTTTCTAATGCAATAAAACTTGTCCAgtatttgtccagaatgacacagaaataGTCCAGACTTACtcaaaaacaacttgaaaaatgtcaaattatttttaaattctttcaaAATTGGTTCAAGAtgaacatttttgacaattttgggtcatttaggagaagtttttgtcatttttggcaaaaaatGTAGTAATTTAGGAgacatttctgatcattttgggtAAGTTCTAGggttattttggacatcttttgacttattttgcacaatttttgagtcattctggatagGTTTAGGGAGAAAtatgcattctgggtaaactttcaaggctcatatcggcatgtgtgataggtggttggtcagaacaattAGAGACGATGAAGGGATCATTTTCCACACATTCTGATTGTTCAGTTTAACAGAAATTTGTTCTAAAGGCCAATCCACAGACAAAGCATACGTACGCTTTGTCTGTGGATGggccttttttgtgtgtctgcagtagaAACACAACTTACAAGGAAATAAATACAAGCTGCAATCCAGTTCACAAGTGTAGCTTTATTTCCGGTGTATTAAATATAATCCTGTCAGAGGGGCATTGATTCAATTCTTTCTCAGCTTCCATTTTGTGTATCACCTTCTATTTTAAGCTGTACCCAATATTTTGTCCCCTGGGTATTAAGGATTGAGAATTACACTTGTCTGAACCTCAACTATagtgttacaacaaaaaaatgttagctTCACAGAAGTAGATGTCAGTCGATAGTTTTTTCAGAAGTGATACCCATTACTGTTAATCAAATAGAcagtaaatgcagtaaaaataaaacagtgtcaAAAACCAAAATAATCCAATACTTTATGTGcctttttgttttacatatgATTAATTAAGACAGATTATTGTAATCTTGGCACATATGACATGTAGCCAACTGTCCTGTGGTTGGGACAGAGGCGCATTGTTATTAGTGTGGTGCATTTTTCGATACATTTGTGTTATCTGCaatcagttaaataaaaataaaaacaagacaagacgattgcaaaaatagaaaattatcAGCCAGATTGATTATTTAACCTGTGTTTCATTGGTATTGTACTGCATTGAATTGTACATATTATTGTGCTATCTTCCTTTTTTATGCTCTTTTTAGACCATCTTATGGCAATATCATATGATGTTAAATATGGATTTCTAAGTGACAGTTTCTCCTGACTCATAAGATGCCCTAGATCATGGTCTCATTATTCTAAAATATGTTGTCTTTCTCTTTACTTTTTCCTGCAGTGGCTGCAAGAGGACGAGGCCGTGGTGGAATGGGAAGAGGAAACATCTTCCAGAAAAGGCGATAACTCGCTCCACTTTGATGAAGATTGTCACATTGtatagtgtctttttttttttttttttttttaattttttcctctttgaatTGGAATATGTAGATGTGGTTTGCAATCTTTTTGCTCTGCAGTTTATTGctgtaatttcacttttttatgaaaataaacatatttcagtttgatgtgttgtgttcattgcTTGACTCAAGTTTGACATGCTTGAACAAGGTTTACTTACATCTACCTTTCATCACCTCAGTTCTCAGTATTTAACATGAACTAGACAGACAATGCATCATAGGCTTCagcatgtattttaaaaagaacaggagcaggttattgaaagaaaatgacttaaattacTATGTACAACTACAGATGTGTGAAAGCGTGCTTGAAGTGAAGTTGAGTTTTAGTACACAAAGTAAATTAAAGTGAACCAAAATTTAGTGCAAATATAGTTCTATATAAGATTATTGACACCTTACAGGCTGAGTCCTGTGGAAGAAAGAGCAGCATGTCAGAGACTGGATATATAAATGGATAAAGTGAATGCAGCCATCATTAACACAcctgtgacatttcagcaggtctgctgtgaaaaaaacccccaacaaattctagtttcatttagcagacatttttatcCGGAGTGACGTACATGTGGGAGTAgagacaacacaagcaaggatttagtcaggagaaaacaacctggatatgtgccacaaaacaagttcaagtgtgatgaTAGAACCTTGGTGTCTGCAGGTAATCTTTTATCGCTCCCAACGCTAGGGGAAATTCACGTAggtacagcagcaacaactctTACAGCAATAAACATACAtattataatgataataaatacaGCACCAGTACATTGTGAACAACAGCAATACagagtggcttgtggaataaatgtaaaagtgcaaGATGCATCAGTGCAAAAATGGCTGTGCgaatttcattattatttgaGATGATATGATATAATAATGATCACAGTAGGACCAATGTGATTGTAAAATACTTATCTGCCCTGCCTCTTGTCTGTTATTTATGTTGTATGTACGCTGCTGAACACTGGAATTTCCCTCGGGTTTATaagttaatcaggagaaaattgtatttttcaaatttttttctcttgaaaaataCATTGACCAACTCTTGCACAGTTATTTAATGGGAAAATGCCCTCATATGTATAACATcagtactgtaatttttgcatttatttctcgaAAGAATACCATTTTTCAGTtatgctgataatggaaacatgccaTAATATTTTTAACAAGTAAAATGGcgatttttgtatttatttcatgtaaaaactaCCAATTGAACCTGTCCAATTGATATAGTCTTGTGTTGATACTGGatatatgctttaatatttatgacagctataaCCGCAATTTTTGCATGTcatgctaaaaatacacatattaaatgtcaaatacaCTGTTatgctgatgatggaaaaattctgtaatatttataataggtcacacaaactttattttataggtatttccatgtaaattttcaagttaaaaaatgtctttaaaggttaaacctttttttaaagtaaaatatgaaatgaacatttttaaaactaaaatcaacagtaacaatgcatttctttactgtaaatgaagaaaatgttttactgtaattttacggGAGcgttctggcaaccacagctgccggaaatttactgtaaaaatagctttttttttattacgatctatctatctatctatctatctatctatctatctatctatctatctatctatctatctatctatctatctatctatctatctatctatctatctagagagagagatgatagaatttatttattttatttattgatttatttattttgcggtcaaatgtacaaaacaggcaaaaataaataaatgtgttttggtGTGGCCAagttttattaattccagggtgCAACTCTCCCGCTCGCCACTAGGGGGAGCCCCTCGGTTAGTGTTCGCAGCCCCCAAGAGAACCACAAAGTGTTTCATGTTGAAGTCGTGAGTTAAACGGAAAAAAGGGGGGACAGAAAGGCAGCTCCTCCGCGGATCTGACACTGGCTTTTTTAGAAGCATTTCGCCTCAAGTAACGTTTCGTTCAGTGCCTGCTCTCGACACTTCCTTCATATGAAACACGGGACCTGCGAGCTCTGCTGGATTGGTCCGTCGGTTATCGGTCTGCTGCATTTCTCTAACGGCTACTGCTAGCTGTCGGAGGGCAGAAGCTACCCACACCGAAGAGGGGGGAAGAAGCCTCATAATTCTGACTTGTAGGCCCAAATAACACGTTGAGGTAAGCGTTTGGTAAAATCTAGACAGTAGCTGTGCCTTTGTCGTGTTTCGTGGCTGTGTTATCGCCTCTACCTGAGTCGTACTAGCATCCTTGACTCCTGCATCTACAACATCTGTATCTTGACAGATGAGGCagctgctaacgttagctgagCTGCTTTAAGTTAGCTTAGTGGGTCCTCCAACGACGGTACACTCGTTTTTCTTGCTACTTTGCTTTGTCAACAAAGCCGCTGAaccattattttttatgtacaaaagTTATACGTGTAAGTTGTTAGTTACTGTACTAGAAAAAAGCTAAACATTGTCATGTCAGATTGCAAATTGAAGTGTAACTctaatttgtgtgtttgaatCCGTCAGCTGTTTAATATATCTGATCAAAGTATTTCCTGCATAAGATTGTAATAGGAAGATTTTGGTTTCTGATGTTGTTATGGAATGTTATTGATTTTTAAGAATGAAAAGTTGCACCAAATAGGGCTATTATCAACCCATAGAGACCCGTCTGgtgttatttgttgttttatccaGTATTTTTGGTCCTTTGGAGTGTTTTAAGACAACTATTAAATTCATAAgagaagaaacatttaaaatgaatgccCACATTATGAGGATAACGTGGTGTGCCTTGTCATGGTAAATACatgtcttctgtttttgatgCTGATCTAATTTACTGCAGGATTTGAGTCGGAGAACTGAAAGCACTTCATCCATATAGTCTTTGCTGACACATGTATGTCTTTTAGGTATTCTGTGGATGAGTCTCACTCTGTTCACTGGGTTTACACTAGATACCTTGATACAGTTAAAATTTtctagctaaaaaaaaatgcatcaactAGAGCTGAAGTAATAAATACTTTGATATCCAAATGTAGTTTATTGTGAAGCTCTTTGtattgaaaaatgtttattatcattatattgtTATAGTTGTTCAACAGAAATAGGACCAGAAATCAGTATGTTTCTgtgaaatacacatttttaactACACTCTGATGATTAACTGAGAATATAATCATTGTTCTTAGCTTTAATATCAGCTGTATTTTGGTTTGGGGTTGATTCAGAGTGGATAATGGATGCACAACCCCAAAGAACGTTTCACAATGCTGCCTGATCGTGGTGCATTGCTGAGGTGAATATCCGGGCTACCTATTAGATTCTCAGCAATATTCAGCTTTGATTGTGTGATAAAGCTGCAGTTAAGTTGATCGAGGACATTCATCCCTCCATTTACGGGAGCTTATCTCTTGCGCGGCTCCGCAGATCGCTGACAGTGTTGCCCTGTTGATCTTTTAATGAAGCTGGGGATCCTCCTCTGCTCCAGATGGCCCTGTGTTGTCCTGGAATGTCTGTAGGACCGTGTCGGTGTTGTTATTAATGCTGTACATGGCCTGGACCCCCTGCAGGCTCCGATAAGTCCTCTCTTCCACTCCCCTCCTGCCCAGTTAGCGAAAGTCAGGTCATGTGACTTTTGTTATGATAAGAGGCGCAGTATGGCATCTGGAGCTCAGCAGCATCTGTTGGTGTTTCACGGGGCTCAAATCTGACTCCTTGTTCTTCATCTCGCTGCTGAGATCACCAGGGATCAGGGAAGTTTAGGGCTTTAGCCAGCAGTTCACTTGTTTAtcatatacagtatttttatgtaGAGATTCAGGGCTGTGCTGTTTCAGTCCACCAAGGTCATAGCTTCTTTTTCTCTAGTGCTAGTTAGCCTAGTTAGGAGAGGATGTCTAGTTTGAATCTGTTTTTTCTTATGCTCTGCTGAAAGCTTGGATAAAGGATGTATTATGTGTCCTTTTAGGACTAGGGTAATAGTAGTTATAGTTTTCAGAAACTCCCTTttcaaataatgaaatatgcGGCCTTGCTAGTCAAATGTTGACATAAACCAGCTCACCATCCTACTGTAAATCCTGCAGGCCACATAACAATTACTGACATTAAGCTACTAAAGATAACACAAGCCACTGTTTGACTGATACTTAGGGCAAATTTTCAAAATCTTCCACACAGCAATTGAGACTTAGAGTCATATTATGTGTTGTATTATACGTGGTAATGGCTTGTAAAGATCTTTTACTACCATCAATTTAGAAACTGCACAAACACTTTGCCATGTGAATGGAAACAGGCCTTGATGTCTATCATACTATTTATCTGAGATCAAAGTAGGTCAAGCCTGGTAAGTGGCCTCCTCTGATATAAAAAGCCGACTGTAGCTGCGAGTTTCATCAAGGGTCAAGTCTGAATTTTTCTGTACTCTAAAGAGGATGAATACTCTCATCTGGGAACATTGTGCTAATTTAGTGGCATCGATATTCTGTGTTAAAAGTCAAACTTCATGTCAAGAGCTTTCTTTTCAACTGAAAGGTCCATTTTACATGGGCAGTAAATGCCAGCAGAGTGAAGAATAATTAGAGATATAGACCATTTAAGAGAGTCGTAACATCTCAAAATAATGATTAGTGATTGACCAATTAATTGGTTGTCTGAATAATCATGTGAATTAAATGCCATTTCTTGATAACACATACAGTCTTTCCTGTAGCTAAACAAGCTAAACAAGCTTGCAGCTCTTGAAAACCTGTTGTATGGACATCCAGCATCCATTTCCTACTATTGCTTTAAAGGGCTGTGGTTGCAAAACATTTATCAGGTTATTCATTTTCAATATGCAGAGCATCTGACCcagagtttatttttcattattattgccttttttattatttgtagtaGTTTAACTTGGTTGCAGAATGCAAAGTGACCTCCTTGCTTCAATGTCAGAGATTGTTTATACAACAGTCCTATCAGATTTTTTACTATTACTATATTTATTGAACGTGACACAATCACagcttttgtgcaattttttctATCTCTTATgacgtttaaaaaaatataacaacTACAAGTTATGTTTTTTGCATTAGAATACAGAGCTGTTAATTTTTTGATTGTGTCTCGTGGTACTTATCtgtaacattttaaatcttGTATGCAACAAATACTGAactgaagctttaaaaaaaatccatcacaaATCAATAGAATAATTAATATTGCAAATCTTTTAGAAAATAGCAGTTAGATTGTTCAAAAAAATTTTGTTCAGCCCTAGTTGTGGGCAAGTGTAACGGTTAGCTTTAGATAACATAAAACTTCAGATTGGAATTTAATTCCTTAATGGTGTTATACCCAACACCACAGTTTTTAACAAGCAAAATTGGACCTTCATTGATATGTggctgacaacaacaacaagtaGGTATATtacgatattggcataaaaatgtaatatcggctAGTATCGTTAGcgggttttttttgcctatcatgaaaaacaataaaataatgcctaGATTTCACCGGCATTTATTCataaagggagggagggagagtgtgaactgttgtttgagaatttttttttttcaaaaaaggtgttttttttccatagcttaagttgaagtagttttcttcttttgtacagacagtgtttacatttgaaagccttgttgcattatTGAATGCATCCTATGGTGCATCACAGTAAAATTagacatgatgtgttaattccacgacaggaaatatgtgatgttacctaaaattggttaaatagcccacatatatctctatcagttgatatcggaattggaaattgagagttggacgaTATCGGACATCCCCAACAGCAAGATATCGGACATTGAATAACTCATATTGTTCGACCACTAATACTTCATGTAACAGCAGTTATTACAAGTGTGTTAGCCCAAGTGTGTTAGTGGCAAAAGGCATCAGgtagtaaaaaaacaacaaagatgtaGGTTCCTGCCCGTGAAGCAGTTATTCTCTTTCGGTCTCTGTATGCATACAGGGattctttcctttttgttggtttgtatCACTTTATATAGGCAAGCAGTGGAGGTAGAGAGGCCACCTGGAGTGGGCGTCTCATCCCACACATGGTCCTCCTTCTGAACTTGGCTGGAGCTCCCACTGTCTTGTTTACCTCATGGCTGCGTTTTGGTTTTGCGATAATTTTTTCCACACCTTTTTCTTACACTTGCAAGTTGGTTGGTGCTGATCCAGCTCTGTAAGTAATGAAACCTTAGATGAGCATATAAACCTCTTCATCCTTTGTCACATGATTTATGTCAACTCTAAAGTATTTTTTGGCTAATAAGATACAGATACTCTCTGTTTTTAAAGTACTCCACAGTTGCTTTAAGTCAGTTTCTGCATGGCCTCCGTTCTAAAACAGAGATAGAAAACTGAGCATCCAGATTTATTCTTCCTTCATGACTGATATGTACTCCGTGTTAAGGCATCCCTCAATAAAGTTGTGGTATTATGTGttgaattaaaacattaataCTGAAGCAGGATGTTGATATTGGTTAAATATGATCTTTTTTGTGATCCTGTTCATGCCGTactatttaattttggcaaaaATACAAGATAAATGTGTCAGCATCAGCAACACAGCTGTTAGAATGAATGTAACATGCAATAACCATGTGCGATGTCAGTACACGAGGTGTTAATAGcaaagtgcagctattttaaaatgtagtatTGAAGCTGTTGGTAATTTGTGTGCTTTtaacagatgtttgtttttgcagcatgTGCAGATTTATCATCCTGCTGCTCAGTCAGGATTAACAAGATAATTAGATTTTATGTGCTATTAGTTTCTATACATTCGCAATTATTTCGGTCATATTAATTAATTTGACCTCTGTCCAAAGCCATCTACAGATTAGGGCTCCAATGATTATTTGATTAGTTTTCAAGAATTAAATTAACCGCCAACAATTTTGAttgtttcatgattttttttttttttttttttttaaacagaaatatcGAACGTCTTTTCTTaaagtttaatattttctggtgcctTTACTCCTCTGTGATAGTAAGCAAGACAAGACATTTTAGGATGTCattttgggctttgggaaacactgacagacatttttttcaaccattttctgacattttatagatgaaACAACTCATTGATCAGttgagaaaataatgaaaataattgttagatGCAGCCATGCTACTGCAAGTAAGATTCAGTTCAAGCCATTGTAGATCTCTTGAAACCAGACACATTTAAATCTTGAGAAGAAATCAGAGGTTTGGGTGAAAACTGCATATATTTAAAATTTGGATAAGAAAGATATTAATGAGACCCACATGAAGTTCTGAACTGGATGTTTCGAGTAAAGGAGTAACCTTGGTCTGCTTCAACATCATTGCAAAAATGTACACGAAGCCagcaaaataaaccatttgcatgtTGCATAAGTGTAGATAAGATGGTCTGAAAGAGCTC
Encoded proteins:
- the snrpd3l gene encoding small nuclear ribonucleoprotein D3 polypeptide, like produces the protein MSIGVPIKVLHEAEGHIVTCETNTGEVYRGKLIEAEDNMNCQMSNITVTYRDGRVAQLEQVYIRGSKIRFLILPDMLKNAPMLKSMKNKNQGSGAGRGKAAILKAQVAARGRGRGGMGRGNIFQKRR